The Podarcis muralis chromosome 14, rPodMur119.hap1.1, whole genome shotgun sequence nucleotide sequence CTGTGGTACCGCAGGGCCCTGTCGAAGCACCCCAGGGCGTTGCAGGCAGCCCCCAGGTTCTGCAACAGGACAGCTTTCTTCCGCACCGAAAAGCCTTTCCCGCTGCAAAGGCGGAGAGCTGCTTCAAAGtgctgctctgcctgctgaaAGCACCTCATTTCCGCATAGTGCAGCCCCAGGTGATTGTAGAGTTTGCCTGAGAGCCAAAGTGGTGGGAGAAAACCCACCATTAGCTGGAGCTTGGGATCTTTCCAACTGATCAAGCAGGATCTTGTAGGCATTGCACAGTTGAAGGGAGCAAGACTCAGAGGAAATGTGTTCCCCAAAGATTGGGTCTTTCCACTGGGATGGAGCATCCCCCTCGCCCCTAGACATAAAGGGCCCCTGGGTGTAGGAAAGGCTCAGAGGATGCCCCTCCCACTCAAAAAGTGGCAAAGCCCCCATCCCTACTTGAAACAGGCCATCTTCAGTTAccctatttttcactccataagacgcacgttttccctcctaaaaagtaaggggaaatgtgtgtgtgtcttacggCGCGAATGCagacgggaggctctgctcagcgctccctttaaagagccgcatggagtgtgtgtgcggcccttatgggcttttccctgaggagggagaagggcagcccgtcagtgatgggctgcccttctccctcctcggggaaaagcctgcaagtgctgcacacacgctccacacgttttgtgaaagggagcgctgagcagagcctgggatgcatacaggctctgctcagcgctccctttaaagaatttttttccccaggcattccccctctaaaaactaggtgcatcttatggagcgaaaaatacagcacTTAAAAGAACCTTCAGCTTCCTCTTCTTGCAGAAGTACTCTCAGCATTGTGGCGTCAGTGTGAGTTCCAGCTATGACTGgaacataggagtcaactcctaggggccaaggcccCTTCAaaccccaataaaacatttgagagggcatgccccccaaaagttgatgggacattgccattcaaaaggGGTGTGTGAGTTGCATCTTGtgaggggcttacctgggccaccctaatattttattcatgttggcacccCTATTGGAGAATGAGAGGCAATTAGAGTAGCATCCTGCTAGGCCAGGCTTTCCCAACcaagtgccctccaaatgttttggaccacaacttccatttGCCCCCAGCCAGACCAGCTGGGGTCCAATCAGCCCTAGCTGTgcaggctggggttgatgggagttgtggcccaaaacatctagagtgcACCAGGTTGCAGGAAGTCAAGCCAAGATTTTCCTTGCAGTGCACAGGAAGAGACAGGAAGGGCCACTCCATCCTCTCTGCTGCAAGACCAGCTCCACCAGGACCTTCCTCTCCCTGTTCCCATTCAAGTTGGTCATTAGAAGAACTACCCCTCCTTCCCTCAACACAGCCAGGTATATAATATAActgcaactcaggataacacttcatgcatctgcaGAGGTGGGCTGTAATTCACAAAAgctcatgccataataaatttgttagtttttaaggtaccacaaggctctttgttgtttttgctgctagAGACTAACCCAAGGGATACACCTCTGGAAAATATGTAGCTTTTGTAATTGGTGCCAATTTGcctgttttcctctcccccccccccctttccctttgtgATGTTCCCATTGTAAACATGTGAACAGGGACAATCTTGCTTTTAATGATCATACGTAAGTTGCCCTTGGAGGCTTTCTAGCTGAAGAATGTGTTAGTACATCTGTCTCACACACACTGTCCCTGAGCCTGAGATTTCTTCTTCCACTTCATCTTAATACTTGTCTATCAAAAAGCCTGCGTTTGGGAATCCCCATTCCTGCTGAGATCAAGGGTGGGAACTGGGTCCCAAAGGCAGAGTAGCTCATCTGGCTAGAGGGCACTCTGGCAGCTCCCTGAGATTTCTGGGGTGGCAGGATTTTTCCTTAAGGAGACCCAATGGGGACTATGGAGGTACTTAGCTATACCCAGCAGTTCCTGGTTCCTTATCTTGGTGCACAACTGGCTGCAGGCCTGCAAGCTCTCCAAGACGTCGTCTGGGGAGTACACTGGGCTTCGCAGGAAGTAATTTGCTGCCTCCCTCATAGCCATGGCTGCGTCTTCTGGGAGTTGCACCCTTTGGTAGGCCTGGCCGGCCAGGCGAAAGGACTGTGCGGCTGACTCCACGTCACCTGTGCTCACCAGGCAATAGGCCAGCTTGATCAGGGCATCGGCTGAGCTTTGCGTTTGATTTGTGCTGTATTCCTGGATGGCCTTTCCGTAGAACTCTGCGGCTTTTGCGTATTCTCTCATGTCGTCGTAAGCAGCGCCCACGTTGAAGGAGAGGTCGCCATCCTTCTCCTCAGCTCCGAGCTCCTTGGCCTTCAAGAGGCACTTGAGGCCCTTCTGGGGCTTGCCGGTGGCAATGTAAGCCGCCCCGAGGTTGAAGAGACACTTGGCTTTGGAGCGAGGCTCTGGGAGGCTACCCGAGAGCCTGTATGCCTTTTTGAAGGCAGCCAAAGCCTGGCTTTCCTCATTGCTGCTGAAAAAACATATACCAGCCTTCAACAGCCTTTGCATTTCAGTTTGGACAGAGCCCAGCTGGCTCACAGGCTGGTCTCCGACAGAGCCAGAGATCGGAGGAGCAGAGGCCATCTCTTCCGAAGGGGCAATGGAAGGGGAACTGCAAAAGGAAGCAGAGCATCACAACCACCTGCACTTTGAAGCACAGTTTATCTGCatatttagttttttttaaaaaaatctagactgcttttcttttcttttcttttcttttttgttgttgttaatttcaaattctttttttcccttcttcttttttgtattaaagattttcttgttttacaaaagtgtttgcaatctctctctcgtatttccccccccatgtaacatttttacaaatcagtttcatttgttgagacattgggaagaaaagggggaaagaggtggagggggggggaaatgggtgggggtggggtcaggcaacggtgtttctattttacttactatatgtagggtttggtgtcagcgttgtttgtgtagGTTCTTTgttgttcgcttgtgttcctttggtggtgagagaggttggggtgggtctagggtgtggttgttcatttgtggttggctgtggtggtctttgttttcatgtgtgagtggggtgggtgggtgttttggatcaggttagccatattgatttgtatgttgttggtGGGTTTTTCCCGTTGTcatgttgggctgtgtatgtgataaaggggagccataccggggtgaaggtacCTAGACTGCTTTTCAAGGCACAGACCCTGACTCTAGGTAACCACCTCCCACCTCCCAGCGATGGGTCAGAAAAACAAATGTAAGGGAGACCCATGGCTGGCATCAGTACTGAGCCCTTCCAGGGTGCAAGTTGTCCAAGTAAGCCACCCTTCTCAGAAGATGGAGGTGCcactttcctctcttcctccatgtgGTCAGGCAAGATGACCTTCACGGTCCCCCCCTCAGCTTTATGATTTGCCCCACTCCCCTTTTTTATAGCTCCCAAACCAGGGGCCATCATCACTACACCTTGTGGCAGAGAATTCCAAAGATCATCAGGATGTTACACAGAGATCTCACCATCTTGTCTGATTCCTCAGTTTCCCACTGATCCTGCAGTGAGAATGCATCATGTAGCTATATTTGTATGTTGCCGTTTCAAACAATCTGTGTCAAGAGGTTATAAAATCATAGGGTTGTAGAGTTGGTAGTGACCCTGAGGATCTCTAATCTAACCCTCTGCGAggctggaatatgcagctgtctcatatggtgatcgaacctgcaaccttgctgtTATCAGTACCAACtgagctctaaccaactgagctgtccagctGGTGTCTGTGCCTTCCATTTTCCCTACATGCATTTTATTATCCCATACTTGTTTCGCTTGCCAGCTTCCCACAACGTATCTTTAAAATGATTTCTAACAGGCAAAAGGGAGCAGAAAAAGTGGGGAATATTATGAACCAACACGTGTCTTCCATGAGAACATTACTGACAGGTAATGCAAACAAGTcagcagaaagaaaaaaggagcttTTGAAGAGAGAGATGCAGATTTTGGTATAATATTAGCTTCAGCTATCCAGGGAGCTCATTAGTTCCTCATTAAATGTTTGCCATAAACATACGTTTTGATTGATAATTATGTAATGAGCTGGAGAGCCTTGTTTCCCATCATCATGCTTTCCAGCTTGCGTGGCTGTTGTGCAAACTAGACTTTGATTAAAAATAGTTAATTGATGGGGGGTGGTCAATAAAGGAAGCAGCACCATTTATGATCTGTGCAGTGGGAATCCTCTCGATTTCCTGACTCTGGTGGATTATCTTTGGCTGCTTAAATGCCTTTCCAGGGAGCTATTTTGGTCTgtatctgcatgtgtgtgtgtaagagagagagagagggagaatgatTCTGGGAGAGGAGGCAAAATTCTCTGCAAAAGGGTTGGGGGAAAGCAGCATATATCAAGGAGGACGACTTGCAATTCCTTTCAATAACTCAAGATGGCTatagcaatgttgttgttgtcactATGACACAGGAATGGGACTCTGAAACCTCAGGGTTGGTGGAAAAGTCCATGGCAGACCCTACAGGAAGGACACCGAGAATGGCCAAGTCTATCTTGGGGAAGCGGGAGTTCAAAAATAACCACACATGGTCTGGAAGAACATTACTCCTTCATGCTCAGTGGCATGCCTCATGAGTTTAGGGATGCAAAGATAGTAAACTGtgcatagaatggtagagttggaggggaccccaaaggtcatctagtccaactctctgcaaccCAGGTAATCTCACCTAAaagatccatgacagatggcaatccaaactgcttaaaaacctccaagggaggagagtccaccacctcccgagggagaccattccatggttgaacagctcttactgccagaaagttcttcttgatgtttggtCTGAACCTCCttacttgtaacttgaagccataggttcgagtcctgccctccagagcaggagaaaacaagcttgctccatctttcatgtgacagcccttgagatatttgaagatggctatcctatctcctctcagtctcctcttttccaggctaaacatacccagctccaaccattcctcataaggcttggtttaaaaacccttgatcatcttggctgccttcCTCTGTACGTgcttcagcttgtcaacatccttaacatccttcttaaattgtggtgctcagaattggacacagtagtccaggtgtggtctgaccaaggcagaatagagtggttctcttacttcccttgatttggacactaCTGTTGATCCAGCCTGGAATAgcgttagcttttttttgctgctgcatcacactgttgactcatgttaagcttgtggtccactaagacccctacaTCCTTTTCACACGTACTACATGTAAATGACCAGGACATGGTGTGGAGGCTGAAGCCACAGAGCTgtagggagaggagaaggggaggtTTCTAGCCATTGCCAGTTGCATGGCTACCAGCTCTTTTGCTGGGCTTCTCTCCGCCTAGGTAGACCCATGGCAGTCAAATGAGCACTACTCTGGGCTTCTGCTGCCTTCACTCCTGAGGCCtgtcagggggagggggacatgGGTGAGGGTGGAGATCAAGGCAGGGCTTGGAATTGGATCGGTGGGGTTCCTGAGGAATCCCTAAAAGGGGGCTCTGAATCCAGTCTGGTTTCTCCAGGTCTTCAGTTGGGAGTGAGATCTGCAGGGCCCTAAGCGAAAGAGGTCTCTCTAGGGTCTGGGTTGGATGGGGTCCTGCTGTAAACACAAAGCAATGGCTTCTCTCTGGGGAAGACCTATGGGGGTGGACCAGGAAAGCTACAGCAAGCAGCACAAGGAGACAAGGCTGGTCCCAACAGCAGCTGGCTGAGGCTGGAACATCTGCCTTCAAGGATACTTCCAGACATGGACAATTTAGCAGTGGCCTGTGGCAAAACGCAACCAAGTAACAGCCTGTAAATTTGGTCATTTTTGAGAGAGGGGGCTTTCAAAGGGAAAGCGTGTGAGATATTTATCTTGACTGTCAAATAATCTGTCCATTTATATTTAAATTAACTTTGACACCTTTATGAGTATTTCCCCTCAACCTCAGTTGACCTGCTGTTGGGTTTtaggttgttgctgctgctatgtttgctgtgccccctgccccaatATCTCTATTTTTTGCGTCCCAATAACCTAATCTATTGTTGGGCATCTCTAGTTGAAATGTTGCAATATGGGGTGTGTGCCAGGAATCTTGAGGTGCTTTAGTCTGGAATGGCTGACGGGGAAGGAGAacgggggggaaagagagagagagaaagcacaatCCTATGGGGTGCGCAGAGCTGCTCATCACTTACCGTACCTGTGCAAAGTTTTGGAAAGGAAAGTTCTGAATTGTACCAGAGACGGCAACTGCAGGCGAGCCCAGAGACAAGAAGGAGAAGGGGCAGTTCAGCCTTTCTGCAAAACTGTTAGGGAAATGCTTGTAGAGGCATCAGACAGGCTTAGCAACAATGCCTGGTTGTCATCAACAAACTTACTAGGGCTGTGCACACGTCATTCACTGAAGCCACTCCCCTAAAAAAGAACAATTCTTGGAActctagcttgttaagggtgctgggaattgcagctgtgtaaggaaggccggcggttcgaatccccgcgatggagtgagctcccattgcttggtccctgctcctgccaacctagcagttcaaaagcacgccaaagtgcaagtagataaataggtaccactccggcaggaaggtaaacggtgtttctgtgtgctgctctcgttcgccagaagtggcttagtcatgctggccacatgacccggaagctgtacgccggctcccttggccaataaagcgagatgagcgccgcaaccccagagtcggccacgactggacctaacggtcaggggtccctttacctttaaggagcaaagtacagttcccagggttctgtgtgcgtgtgtgtgtgtacgcactttaaacatatggtgtatatgcagcctaAGACTGCGATCCCAGACGCACCTACTTGGCTGCCTCTGTTTAAAACCTGCCTTTCATGCAACTGCAAAGCAAGCCAGCAATTTGAGTACAACCATCACGGCAACACCAGaaaggggctggctggctttcccgGTTGGGTTCCTCTGGAGCACGGTGGGCTACTTCCCACCTACCTGGTGAACATTGAGAAGTTGCAACactcctgtgatggcctggggctTGGGCTTGGGCTAAGAACCGGAGGAGTCTCGgtccgcaccggatcctct carries:
- the LOC114584586 gene encoding tetratricopeptide repeat protein 24-like, with the protein product MASAPPISGSVGDQPVSQLGSVQTEMQRLLKAGICFFSSNEESQALAAFKKAYRLSGSLPEPRSKAKCLFNLGAAYIATGKPQKGLKCLLKAKELGAEEKDGDLSFNVGAAYDDMREYAKAAEFYGKAIQEYSTNQTQSSADALIKLAYCLVSTGDVESAAQSFRLAGQAYQRVQLPEDAAMAMREAANYFLRSPVYSPDDVLESLQACSQLCTKIRNQELLGKLYNHLGLHYAEMRCFQQAEQHFEAALRLCSGKGFSVRKKAVLLQNLGAACNALGCFDRALRYHSEAADMYGALGERAAQAQCHYNLATAHGQLKNYDMAGFYSQQALKAFVEAGDSYGEAQACEQLGMTHLCQGHFGPAIRYYKQALALFEKSKEASEIPRKRIWKKLAAVANYQANAEDEFADPAITDSLLHRPECGACSPGIPLQRAGTDRAV